AATGACTCTTCTCACAATATTTACAAACAAATCGTGATTCGTTGGATCTGAGAAAGTATGTTTTAACATGCTGATGTTTTTCAGGATGGGAGATACAGTTTTCATTCTTACAGGAGATCTCTTCAAAGTTATAGATCTGTGGAGGCATATGAAGTCTGAACTTCTCCTGTACAGATGCTTCTTTGACAATATTCAGTGTACATTCGGGTGCTATGGCCGCCAGCTTCTTGATTTCAGTATCGTTTAATTCCAGAACATCCGGCAGAGAAATGATCCCCTTATAGATTGATCTGTCATTGGAGTGAAAGACACCGTGGGAGCTGCGGCAGTTAAGTTTCAGGATTCGTCTGATCTTATCGATCTGATTCCATATTGTTTCCTGATCTTCACCGGAGCTGATATGATCGATGACTATCCCGTTATCCACGGGCTTGATGCCTATCTTATAGCGGTCTTCCACACGACTCTTACGGGTAACAGCAACTTTTTCAATAAATACTTTATCTTTTTTGACTTTGCGCAGACCTTCACCGTCAAAATCAGCTCCAATTTTTCCACCGCACATTGAGATCTCAATGGTTCTGGTGAAAAAACCGTTTACACTCTGCTCATCCCACCCGTTATAGCTGGTATGATCCAGGAAATCGGGAATTACAGGATAAACTTTATGCCTGGGGAGTGGATGATAGAACTTGGAAGCTGCAGGAATCTTATCCAGGAACTCCTTGCGAAATGTAACAGCTTCCCGGAGCTGATGCTCTTTTTCCTTTACCTTGTCACCCATGCGTTCAAGCTGAAGGCGGGTAAAATACCAGATATCGGCTATATCATCCTGATTTAGATATTCTTCAATGGTTTCAAACTTTCTTATTTCAAATCCGTTTTCAGCCATTCTGCGTTCGTAATGATCAGGCATAGAGAGCTCTGCAGGTGCAACAAGATCCACTTTGACCTTGTCAAAGACTCCCAGTCCGTCAACCTTGGAATGAATGGTTCTGCCATGATACAGATCACCGGTCAGAACAATATGAATCTCACTGCTATCCCAGTTTTTTTTCTCCAGGAATGTGAACTCATCCAGAAACTCCTGAGTGGGATGTTCATGTTTTCCATCTCCCCCGTTAAGGAAGGCAGCCTTATCGTAATTCATCTTACGGGCATATTCTTCAAGCTCTTCATCAAGAAAGTGACACACACCCTCTTCTCCGGTTCTCATGATAAACAGAGAACGCTTACTGTATCCGAAAAGCATTTTAATTGTGTCGGAATAACTCTCCTGCTTGGCGAAAGAGGATGTTCCCGCATCAAAAATATTGAGCTTGATATCATGAAACTGACAGGCATTTCTAAAAGACTCTTTGGTCCTTGTACTGTTCTCCATGAAGATAAGATATGCAGACATATCGGGATCAACAATCCTGAACTCTGAAACATCTTCATTATTCAGATATTTCTTTTTCAACTCAGCCGTTTTTCTGTAAAGATAGAGCTGCTCATCCCGTGAAAGATCATTAACAACACCGATGGTTCTTCCTGCAAAGACATTCTTCATACTAGTTCCAATACCTCTTAAATAGTTTTATTCTGTTGTTTCCGCTTCACTAAGACTGTCGGCCTTAAGTGCTTTAACAGTGCCTGAATCACTCTGTACCAGAATAATTCCGTCTACAAAAACCAGACCTGTATCAGGGTGAAC
The Oceanispirochaeta sp. M1 genome window above contains:
- the pyrB gene encoding aspartate carbamoyltransferase; protein product: MKNVFAGRTIGVVNDLSRDEQLYLYRKTAELKKKYLNNEDVSEFRIVDPDMSAYLIFMENSTRTKESFRNACQFHDIKLNIFDAGTSSFAKQESYSDTIKMLFGYSKRSLFIMRTGEEGVCHFLDEELEEYARKMNYDKAAFLNGGDGKHEHPTQEFLDEFTFLEKKNWDSSEIHIVLTGDLYHGRTIHSKVDGLGVFDKVKVDLVAPAELSMPDHYERRMAENGFEIRKFETIEEYLNQDDIADIWYFTRLQLERMGDKVKEKEHQLREAVTFRKEFLDKIPAASKFYHPLPRHKVYPVIPDFLDHTSYNGWDEQSVNGFFTRTIEISMCGGKIGADFDGEGLRKVKKDKVFIEKVAVTRKSRVEDRYKIGIKPVDNGIVIDHISSGEDQETIWNQIDKIRRILKLNCRSSHGVFHSNDRSIYKGIISLPDVLELNDTEIKKLAAIAPECTLNIVKEASVQEKFRLHMPPQIYNFEEISCKNENCISHPEKHQHVKTYFLRSNESRFVCKYCEKSHSFEDIWDI